In Hymenobacter sublimis, a single genomic region encodes these proteins:
- a CDS encoding ABC transporter substrate-binding protein: MLCSPRLAASLRPFLPLLLLLAAACQPDKAPASEAAAPAQQLRDDLGRAVVVPAQPRRIMALAASMTEMLYAVADTATIVARTQVCDYPAAALRKPVINSYPLDLERLVALRPDVVFTTDGITSQADAQRLQELGIPVYYQHYTSVEDIFRGLNDLGRILGRQPQARRLTDSLRTELARLTPGPTAPSAPRVLAITWSDPIYVYGQNTLFTDKIAIAGGQNAVQEKFAQPYPALTREYVLKLNPDIIIGGTFGKMDSTFFRLYPELKRIRAYQTRRIYRVTDDLMSRPTPRVVEGVRELKQVVSGS; the protein is encoded by the coding sequence ATGCTCTGCTCGCCCCGTCTAGCCGCTTCGTTGCGGCCATTTCTGCCGCTGCTCCTGCTACTTGCAGCCGCCTGCCAGCCCGATAAAGCCCCTGCCTCGGAAGCTGCCGCTCCGGCCCAACAGCTGCGCGACGACCTGGGCCGCGCCGTGGTGGTGCCGGCTCAGCCCCGCCGCATCATGGCCTTAGCCGCTTCCATGACGGAAATGCTCTACGCCGTAGCCGACACTGCTACCATCGTAGCCCGCACCCAGGTGTGCGACTACCCCGCGGCCGCCCTGCGTAAACCCGTCATTAACAGTTACCCGCTGGATTTGGAGCGGCTGGTAGCCCTCCGGCCCGATGTGGTATTCACGACCGACGGCATTACCTCCCAGGCTGATGCCCAACGCCTGCAGGAGCTAGGTATTCCGGTGTATTACCAGCATTATACCAGCGTAGAGGATATTTTTCGGGGCCTCAACGACCTGGGCCGCATCCTGGGCCGCCAGCCCCAGGCGCGCCGCCTCACCGACTCGCTGCGCACGGAGTTGGCGCGTCTGACTCCTGGCCCGACTGCCCCCTCGGCCCCCCGGGTACTGGCCATTACCTGGTCGGACCCAATTTATGTGTACGGTCAGAATACGCTGTTTACCGATAAAATAGCCATAGCCGGCGGGCAGAATGCAGTGCAAGAGAAATTTGCTCAACCCTACCCGGCGCTAACCCGCGAGTACGTGCTCAAACTCAACCCGGATATTATCATCGGGGGTACTTTCGGCAAAATGGACAGCACCTTTTTCCGGTTGTATCCGGAGCTGAAACGCATCCGAGCTTACCAAACCCGCCGCATCTACCGCGTCACCGACGACCTGATGTCGCGCCCTACCCCGCGGGTAGTGGAGGGAGTGCGGGAGTTAAAACAGGTAGTTTCGGGTTCGTAG
- the rfaD gene encoding ADP-glyceromanno-heptose 6-epimerase, translating to MIVVTGAAGFIASCLVTRLNAANFNDIVVVDNFTSERKLANLTGKHLREYVDREGFFEWLETHHQQVEFIFHLGARTDTTEQNRDVLNVLNLEYSKQMWLACCKYQLPLVYASSAATYGSGTLGYSDDDALLPLLRPLNPYGDSKNDFDNWAVQQPAKPFFWAGLKFFNVYGPNEYHKGRMASVILHAFRQIQDTGSMTLFRSHNPEYADGEQQRDFVYVKDVVEVCFFLLHNRRNSGIYNLGTGEARTFLDLTLSTFAALDRTADIRFRDTPEDIRDTYQYFTQADMSKLRGIGYDRPFTRLEDGISDYVRNYLVPGQYY from the coding sequence ATGATTGTTGTTACCGGAGCCGCCGGCTTTATTGCCAGCTGTCTTGTTACCCGCCTCAATGCCGCCAACTTTAACGATATCGTGGTGGTCGATAATTTCACCTCCGAGCGCAAGCTGGCCAACCTGACCGGCAAGCACCTGCGCGAGTATGTGGACCGGGAGGGGTTTTTTGAGTGGCTGGAAACTCACCACCAGCAGGTAGAATTCATCTTCCACCTGGGGGCCCGCACCGATACCACTGAGCAAAACCGCGACGTGCTCAACGTGCTTAACCTGGAGTACTCCAAGCAAATGTGGCTGGCCTGTTGCAAGTATCAGTTGCCGCTGGTGTACGCTTCCTCGGCCGCGACCTATGGCTCGGGCACCTTGGGCTACTCCGATGACGACGCCCTGCTACCCCTACTGCGGCCGCTTAACCCCTACGGCGACTCCAAGAACGATTTCGACAACTGGGCCGTGCAACAGCCGGCCAAGCCCTTCTTCTGGGCCGGGCTGAAGTTTTTTAACGTGTACGGGCCCAACGAATACCACAAGGGCCGCATGGCGTCGGTCATTCTGCACGCCTTCCGCCAGATTCAGGACACGGGCTCCATGACCCTGTTTCGCTCCCACAACCCGGAGTACGCCGACGGGGAGCAGCAGCGCGACTTTGTGTACGTGAAGGACGTGGTGGAAGTGTGCTTTTTCCTGCTGCATAACCGCCGCAACTCCGGCATCTACAACCTGGGCACCGGCGAGGCGCGCACTTTCCTCGACCTGACCTTGAGCACTTTCGCGGCCCTAGACCGTACCGCCGACATCCGCTTCCGCGACACACCCGAGGACATCCGCGACACTTACCAGTATTTCACCCAGGCCGACATGAGCAAGCTGCGCGGCATTGGCTACGACCGGCCCTTCACCCGCCTGGAAGATGGCATTTCGGATTACGTGCGCAATTACCTGGTTCCGGGCCAGTATTACTAG
- a CDS encoding FAD/NAD(P)-binding protein, translating to MQRKSITIVGGGFSGSMLALQLARLSNQELFACDVHLVEPRPVPGPGLAYTAHRPEYLLNVRSEYLSAFPEQPDHFVNWLRVTQSEPCHFSFCSRQNYGRYLQQLISQVLEWPSSNGIRCQWHNQAAKEIRVLPDGRSAVVKLSNGTEIHSDYVVLALGNFPPLPPARHDLRYLNHPTYHGNPWARGALRSIGLDETVLLIGTGLTAIDVLLGLRADGHRGQITVVSGHGRWPATHAEQEASYPSFYATELAGLSRVADVLRVIRRHVQRAQQQGISWQAVIDSLRPDLGRIWAAWPRPEQARFLRHVAGIWSVVRHRSPPQNAAAVQEMLDSGLVRLERGRVQAIEPAADGLAVTVRKAQQPTRQLVAQHVITCTGPLLDYRRVQDAVVAGLRTEGHLVPDELGLGIQTDAHGALLTAQGDASAVLFTLGPSRRPVSFESTAVPELRKQAVALAQELGRRLLPNTEIR from the coding sequence GTGCAACGAAAAAGCATAACTATTGTAGGCGGCGGCTTTTCCGGCTCCATGCTGGCACTTCAATTAGCCCGGTTGTCTAATCAGGAGCTTTTTGCCTGTGACGTTCACTTGGTGGAGCCGCGCCCCGTGCCGGGTCCGGGGTTGGCGTACACGGCCCACCGGCCGGAGTACCTGCTGAATGTGCGCAGCGAATATCTGAGTGCTTTCCCAGAGCAGCCCGACCACTTTGTAAACTGGCTCCGCGTTACCCAATCTGAGCCCTGCCACTTTTCCTTTTGCTCCCGCCAAAACTACGGGCGCTACTTGCAGCAGCTAATCAGCCAGGTGCTAGAATGGCCCTCTAGTAACGGAATTCGCTGCCAGTGGCACAACCAAGCTGCCAAGGAAATCCGGGTGCTGCCAGATGGCCGCTCGGCCGTGGTGAAGCTCAGCAACGGCACCGAAATTCACAGCGACTACGTGGTGCTGGCCCTGGGCAACTTTCCGCCTTTGCCCCCAGCCCGCCACGACCTTCGCTACCTAAACCACCCTACTTACCACGGCAACCCTTGGGCCCGGGGGGCCCTGCGTAGCATAGGCCTTGACGAAACGGTACTGCTGATTGGCACGGGCTTAACGGCCATTGATGTGCTGCTGGGCCTGCGGGCCGATGGGCACCGGGGCCAGATAACGGTAGTGTCGGGCCACGGCCGCTGGCCCGCAACGCATGCCGAGCAGGAGGCTAGTTACCCCAGCTTCTACGCAACAGAACTGGCCGGCCTCTCCCGCGTAGCCGATGTGCTCCGGGTAATACGGCGACATGTGCAGCGGGCCCAGCAGCAGGGCATTAGCTGGCAGGCTGTTATTGATTCACTACGCCCAGATTTAGGCCGTATTTGGGCGGCGTGGCCCCGGCCGGAGCAGGCTCGTTTCCTGCGGCATGTGGCAGGCATATGGTCAGTGGTGCGCCACCGCAGCCCGCCCCAAAATGCCGCGGCCGTGCAGGAAATGCTGGACTCTGGGCTGGTGCGGCTGGAGCGGGGCCGGGTGCAGGCCATTGAGCCTGCCGCCGATGGATTGGCCGTAACCGTGCGCAAGGCCCAGCAGCCAACTCGCCAGCTAGTAGCTCAGCACGTTATTACCTGCACGGGCCCTTTACTCGACTACCGCCGCGTACAGGATGCCGTGGTAGCAGGCCTGCGCACTGAGGGCCACTTGGTGCCGGATGAGCTTGGCTTAGGAATTCAAACCGATGCGCACGGCGCCTTGCTCACGGCGCAAGGCGACGCCTCTGCGGTTCTATTCACTCTTGGCCCAAGCCGCCGCCCTGTTTCATTTGAGTCGACGGCCGTACCGGAGCTGCGCAAGCAAGCCGTAGCGCTGGCCCAAGAGCTAGGCCGGCGGCTGCTACCTAACACCGAGATACGCTAG